In one Populus nigra chromosome 12, ddPopNigr1.1, whole genome shotgun sequence genomic region, the following are encoded:
- the LOC133669582 gene encoding transcription factor MYB4-like: protein MVRTPCCDKTGLKKGAWTPEEDRKLMAYVTRYGCWNWRQLPKFAGLQRCGKSCRLRWLNYLRPNIKRGNYSKEEEETIISLHETLGNRWSAIAAQLPGRTDNEIKNHWHTNLKKRLRNKSVLEAKEMSSDDDLSQDDKNQEKDTEETDTSTQNPATSNEIIESPTSTMSPQASSSDISTIDNVAATDGDLISDNNFAFLEAYEAPSGNFWTEPFLSDDYFMPNDFMAPLVDPDSPFFDGEFSSPFAFIDMEDCNL from the exons ATGGTGAGAACTCCATGCTGTGATAAAACTGGACTAAAGAAGGGTGCTTGGACACCAGAAGAAGATAGGAAGCTAATGGCTTATGTTACTAGATATGGCTGTTGGAATTGGAGACAACTTCCCAAGTTTGCAG GTCTACAAAGGTGTGGTAAAAGTTGCAGATTGAGATGGCTGAATTACTTAAGGCCAAATATCAAGAGAGGGAATTACagtaaagaagaagaggaaaccaTCATCAGCTTACATGAAACACTGGGGAACAG ATGGTCTGCTATCGCTGCCCAGTTACCGGGGAGAACTGACAACGAGATAAAGAACCATTGGCACACAAATCTGAAGAAACGCTTGAGAAATAAATCAGTACTGGAAGCGAAGGAAATGTCCTCAGATGATGATCTGTCTCAAGATGACAAGAACCAAGAGAAAGACACAGAAGAAACAGACACAAGCACACAAAATCCTGCCACGAGTAATGAAATAATTGAAAGCCCCACGAGTACAATGTCCCCTCAAGCTTCATCTAGTGATATTTCAACCATTGATAACGTAGCAGCAACGGACGGGGACCTCATTTCTGATAATAATTTTGCTTTCTTGGAGGCATACGAGGCCCCTAGTGGAAATTTCTGGACCGAACCATTCTTGTCTGACGATTATTTCATGCCAAATGATTTTATGGCACCCTTGGTGGACCCTGACTCCCCCTTTTTTGATGGAGAATTTTCAAGCCCTTTTGCTTTCATCGATATGGAGGATTGTAACTTGTAA
- the LOC133669581 gene encoding transcription factor WER-like, whose protein sequence is MVKSASIDKNGLRKGSWSIEEDEKLRVYIQKYGHWNWRQLPKFAGLSRCGKSCRLRWMNYLRPDVKRGNFSEEEDNLIIQMHEALGNKWSIISGKLPGRTDNEIKNHWHTNLSKRVKQNQPVSSEVMNKEQSSKSSQSEVIQTKKSETDSVSVNTPSESDHQQKNAVNFPSSQEISCSEFSSMSNDSVSGMNSVAEDSFSSMEIFQDSGSDFWNLPFLADNNYNQDGYESLFLTEEGYMSFYASNYDDDGTYWIQQVLQELEGSN, encoded by the exons ATGGTCAAATCAGCCTCCATTGATAAAAATGGACTCAGGAAAGGTTCATGGAGtatagaagaagatgaaaagttGAGAGTTTATATTCAGAAATATGGCCACTGGAATTGGCGCCAACTTCCCAAGTTTGCTG GTTTATCACGGTGTGGCAAGAGTTGCAGATTACGATGGATGAACTATCTCCGGCCGGATGTAAAGCGAGGAAATTTCTCCGAAGAAGAGGATAATTTGATCATTCAAATGCATGAAGCACTTGGAAATAA ATGGTCTATTATTTCTGGGAAATTACCTGGAAGAACAGACAACGAAATTAAAAATCACTGGCATACCAACTTGAGCAAGAGAGTGAAGCAAAACCAACCAGTGTCTTCTGAGGTGATGAATAAAGAGCAGTCAAGTAAATCTTCACAATCTGAAGTTATTCAGACTAAAAAGTCTGAAACTGACAGTGTTTCTGTCAATACTCCCTCTGAATCtgatcatcaacaaaaaaatgCAGTGAACTTTCCTTCATCTCAAGAAATATCTTGCAGTGAGTTCTCCTCCATGAGTAATGATTCTGTGTCAGGCATGAATAGCGTTGCCGAGGATAGTTTCTCTTCAATGGAGATATTTCAAGACTCAGGTTCAGATTTCTGGAACCTGCCATTTTTAGCAGACAACAATTACAACCAAGATGGTTATGAATCATTGTTCTTGACAGAAGAAGGATACATGTCTTTCTATGCTTCCAACTACGACGATGACGGTACATATTGGATCCAGCAAGTGCTGCAGGAACTGGAAGGCAGTAATTAA